CGGCTTATCCAGCCGTCCGATCCGATCGCAGCGCGGCATGACCGGCTGACCGCGCGCCTCTGCTACGCTCTGGCGGCGTTCGCGCTGCTTTATTTCGTGGGGCAGATGCTCCGGGCGGTGCTGTCGTGAGCGCGCCGGACAACCCGAGCGCGTTCCCGGAAGTGCCGGGCGACTGCAACGCCTATGAAGGCCGGCCGGGCATGACGCTGCGCGATTGGTTTGCCGGTCAGGCGTTGGCCGGGCGGATGAATCTTATCAGCTTCCCGGCAGACCCCGTCGATCTGCTCCGGACCTCGAAGAACCTCTATGAAGTGGCCGACGCCATGCTCGCGGCGCGCGAGGAAGCCGTGCCCGCGGCGCAATGGAAAGACTGGGGAGGCGGCGCATGTCCCCTCGGCCATGTCTACGTTGAGGTGCGCTATCGCGACGGCATCACCGCCCGCGGCGATGCCTGCGAGTTCGATCCCGCCGCTTGGCGTCATGAGACCGGCAAGTTCGATATCGTCGCGTATCGGAAGGTGCAGGTGTCATGAGCATCGCCGACATCCTAACCACCGCCGGCATCCTGATCGGCCTGTTCGTCGTCACCCTCATCCTCGCCCAGGGCGTCACCGCGCTGATCGCGGGAGGCCGCCGGTGAAGGCGACCAACACCGAGATCCGCGAGTTCGCGCGCCGGCACGGCGCCGAGCGGCTGGTCCGCCCCACCGGCTACGGCATGTTCGAGGTCGGGCACGGCGGGCGCAGTCTCTATCTGCCCTACGCCACCCGCGCCGCAGCCGAGGAAGACGCCCGCCGCTGGGTCCGCAGCATCGAGCGCGCGCTATGATGCGCGTCACCGCCCCGTCGAAGATCGGCCACTGGGACGGCGTCATACCGCCGGGCGACCGCTTCACGCGAAACCAGCGCGTCTCGGCGGTGCGGTTCGGCTACGACATCGACAGCTTCGAGACGATGACGGTGATGCGCCGCGGCACCGCGCGCGAGTTCTGGATCCCGATCGGCGGCGAATACCCGATGGTCGAGGCCAGCTGCGCGATCATCGAGCGCCGCCCCGGCAACCGCGTCTTCGTCCTCACCCCGGGCGGCTTCCGCATCGTCGTCAACGCCGACGGCTCGCTGCTCACCGATCCCTCGCGAAAGAAGAGGAAGCCATGACCGACCTGCTCCGACAGGCGCCCGCGCCGGGCGCCAGCGCGCGCGACACCTCCCGCGCCGCCGCCGCCGACATCGCGCCGCGGGCGAAGATCTTCCGCGATCGCGCGCTCGCGGCACTGGAAGCGAGCAACGGCCTGACCGCCGATGAGGTGGCCGGCAAGGTCGGGCTGCCCGTCCTGTCGATCCGGCCTCGCATCACCGAGCTCTTCGCACTCGGCCTGATCCGCGACACGCACGAACGCCGCGCCAACGCGAGCGGCCGCAAGGCCATCGTGTGGGCTGCGATCCAGCCCGCCGGCCAGAAGAGGGCGCGCGCGTGATGGGTGGGATCAGGCTCCCCCGCTGGGCGGAACGCACCATGTCGCGCCGCGTGCCCGACCTCGTCATCGGTGAGGCTGAGCGGCCTTACCTGCGGCGCTGGTGGATCATCCCGCGCAACCGCTTCTTCAACCTCTACCTGCATGACGTGCTCCGGTCGGATGACGATCGCGCGCTGCACGACCACCCCTGGTGGAACGTCTCGGTCGTGCTGGCCGGGCGCTACATCGAACACACCATCGCCGCCGGCGGTATCGAGCACCGTGCCGAGCGCGCGGCAGGCTCCTTCGTCTTCCGCCGCGCCCGCCAGGCGCACCGCCTCGAGGTGCTGCCGGGCGAGCGTGCGGTCACCCTGTTCATCACCGGCCCGCGCCTGCGCGAATGGGGCTTCCACTGCACGAAAGCCGGCTGGGTGCACTGGCAGGACTTCACCGCCGGCGACAACGGTGAGCTGGTCGGTCGCGGATGCGGGGAGGACGCCTGATGCCCGAAATGCCAGGAAAATCCATTGGCGCCCGGGCCGCGGCGCCGACCTGCGCCACCTGCCAGCACTGCGTCACGCTGCTCGCACGCAGGCTGCACGATGGCATGCCCGCACGCAACTGCCTCCGGCGCTCGCGGCGCTCTGTGGTTCATGGGGTTACGGGCGATGCCCGCACCGCAGAGTTCGAGCGGTCCCGCATCTGGCGCTGGTTCGGCGCGGACACCTGCGGGCCGGAGGGTCGGTACTGGAAGCAGGGCCAGCCCGCGCAGCCGCCTGGCACGCAGCCGAGCGCGAAAGAGGCGATGTAATGCAGCGCGCCACCCTCGCCCTGCGCGTCGCGCGCACGCTCGTCGACCGCGCCCGCAAGCCCTCGCGCGCCGAGCGCATCATCGGCGGCATGCTCACCGCCTGCTCCATCGCCGACGTGACGGCGACGGCGTTCACCGACGCATTCAAGGGAGGGCGCTGATGGCCTTCGATCCCGCATGGCTCTTCATCGACGGCTTCGCCGGCGGCGGTGGCGCATCCACCGGCATCGCCCAGGCCATCGGGCGTGAGGTCGATATCGCGATCAACCATGATCCGATCGCCATCGCGATCCACGCCGCCAACCACCCGGGCACCGAGCATCACTGCAACGACATCCGCGCAGTGTGGCCGCTCGCGGCGACGCGTCACCGGCCGGTCGGCGGCGCCTGGTTTTCCCCCGACTGCAAGGAACACAGCAAGGCGAAGGGCGGCCCGGTCAAGGATCGCCACATCCGCCACCTCGCATGGGAGGTGGTCAACTGGCTGAAGGACACCCGCCCGCTCGTCGGCTTCGTCGAGAATGTGGAGGAGTTCCAGCAGTGGGGCCCGCTCGATCCCGAGACCGGCCACATCATCAAGGAGATGCGGGGCTATGAGTTCCGCCGCTGGGTGAAGACCATCAAGCGGCTGGGCTATCGCATCGACTGGCGCGAGCTGCGTGCCTGCGACTATGGCGCGCCGACCTCGCGCAAGCGGCTCTACATCATCATGCGTCGCGATGGCGAACCGGTCACGTGGCCGGCGCGCACGCACGGCAACCCGGCGAACGACAACGACGCGCGCCAGATCGCGGCCGGGCGGATGCTGCCGTGGCGGACGGCGGCCGAATGCATCGACTGGTCGATCAGGTGCCCGTCGATCTTCGACAGGATTCGCGAGCTGAAGGACGCGACCAAGCGGCGGATCGCGCATGGCGTCATGCGCTACGTCGTCAATGCGGCGCGGCCGTTCATCGTCGGCACGGCCTTCACGAACACGCGAGCCAGCCGCGTCTTTGATCCTGATGAGCCCCTGCGCACCAGCACGACGCAACCGGAATATGGCGTGGTCGACGGCACCATCATCCCCGTCACCCATGGCGGAGACCTGCGCGCGCACGACGTGGCCGAGCCGCTCCGCACGATCACCACCGCCAACGGCGGAGAGTTCGCGCTCTCGCAGGTGCAGCTCGCCCCGCACATCACCAAGTTTCACACCGGCTCGGTCGGCTCCGACATGGGCGCGCCGCTGCCGACGGTGACCAGCAACGGCGACAGCGCGCGGGACGCCGGCGCGACGCCGTTGGGCGTGGTCGGGGCTACGTTGGTCGGTGTTGGCGGCCGTCGCGGTCAGAGCCCGCCTATGTCCGTCACCGGGCCAGCGGCGACCATCACGTCGAAAGCCGATGGCACGATCGTCGCCGCGGCGATGGCGCCGCTGCAGAACGGCGAGCGCCGGCCGGGCGAGAAGCCGCGCGAGCAGGACCTCGCCGCACCGCTCTCGACGATCGCGACCGGCGGCAAGCATTCGGTCGTCGAGACCCAGCTGGTCGCCGCACATCTCGATCGCCAGTTTGGCAACTCGGTCGGTGCTGCCGCCGACCAGCCCGCGCCGGCGACCACTGCCGGCGGCGGCGGGAAGACCGCGGCGGTGACGGCGTTCCTCTCCAGCTACAATGGCAGCGATAAGCGCGGCGCTGCAGGTGACCCGCTGCAGCCGCTGCCCACGATCCGCACCGGCGGCGGCAAAGGCGGCGGACATCGCGCCGTGGTCGCTGCGCACATCGAGCAGGCGAACACCGGCATGGTCGGGCACGACGCGCGAAAGCCGCTTAGCACGATCGTCGGCAAGGGCTGCACGCAGCGCATCGTCGAGACGACGTTGATCGAAGAGGGCGCGCTGCCGCCCGAGTTGATGACGAAGGCCGTCCGCGTCGCTGCGTTCATAATCAAATATTATGGCAGCGAGACAGGCGCGCACCGCGTCGACGAGCCCCTCGCCACCGTCACCACGCGCGAGCGCTTCGCCGTCGTCACGGTGACGATCGACGCGGTCACCTATGTGATCGTCGACATCGGCCTGCGCATGCTGACGCCGCGCGAGTTGGCCCGGGCGCAGGGCTTCCCTGACAGCTATGTGCTCGATCCCGTCGTGCCGCGCATGATCCGCGGCAAGCTCGTCCACGCCCCGCTGCCCAAGGCCGCGCAGATCCGCGCCATCGGCAACAGCGTCTGCCCGGACGTAGCCCGCGCACTGGTCGCGGCGAACCGGCCGCGCTTTCCTCAACTTCAAGGGATGGCCGCGTAATGCTCGCTCAGCCAGATATGTTCGCGCCGCGCCGCGCGCTGGACGCTGTCGCAGTCGACGACACGGTCAATGCCGCAATCGCACAGGGGGCGTGGTTCGCCTTCAGCCTCTCCGGTGGCAAGGATAGCGCCGCGCTGTCTCTGGCGGCCATGCGGCACCTCGATGCTGCCGGTCATCCGCGTGAGCGGCGCATCGCCATCCATGCAGACCTCGGTCGAGCGGAATGGCAGTCCACGCCAGGCGTGGTCGAGCGGACGGCCGCCGCCCTCGGCCTGCCCCTGACGATCGTTCGCCGCGCTGCTGGCGATCTGGTGGATCGTTGGGAGGTCCGCTTCCGCAACGGGAAAGCGCGATACGAGGATCTGTCGACCTACAATCTCATTGGTCCGTGGAGCCAGGCGAACAAGCGCTTCTGCACGTCCGAGCTCAAGGCGCAGGTGATCGGCCCGCACCTCTCGCGCACACTGCGCGGTGAGACCATCGTTCAGGTCGTCGGGATCAGGCGCGAAGAGAGCACAGGCCGCAAGGCAACCCCGATCAGCAAGGCAGACAATCGTTATGCCGAGCTCGGCAACAGGCACGGCACCCGCATGATGCTGTGGCATCCGGGCGTGGAGTGGTCGGCCGAGGAAATTTTCTCCTGCCACGCACGCCATGGGCTCGAGCTTCACGAGGCTTACACCGCCCACGGTTCGAGCCGGCTTTCGTGCGCCTTCTGCGTCCTCGCCAGCATCGGTGACCTTCGCGCTGCTGCAAGCGCTGTCGGTAACCGCGCCCTTTATCTGCACCTGGTCGAGATGGAAGCGAACAGCACATTCTCATTCCAGCCCGATCGCTGGCTTGGCGATGTCGCCCCCGATCTTCTGCCCCCCAGCCTCGCGTCAGACCTCGCCCGCGGCAAGCGTGATGCGGAGCGCCGCCGTTCGATCGAGGAAGGGATGCCGGCTGGCCTGAGGTACGTGAAGGGCTGGCCGCAGCGCATGCCGACCATGGACGAGGCGAAGCTGATCGCTGGCGCGCGGCGCTCGATCCTTCTTCGGCACAATCTCGACGATCGATTCCCCACTGGCCGGCACGTGATCGAACGGTTCGGCCAGTTGATGGCTGAAAAAGAACGAAGGTTGGCAGCATGAAACACCACATCCGCGAGCGGGCCGACGCGCGGCCGCGCATCTACATCCGCCCCTGCACGCCGGCGCCGGCGCATTGCTGGTCCCTCGCGCCGGGCGCCGTGCCGAAGCTGGCCGAGACGCCGGGCGCCGCGCTCGATGCCGCGCTGGCCGCGATCGGCGGCGGCGAGGCGGTGGTTATCGTTGGAGGGTTGAATGGCTGACGGCACGAAGATCGAATGGGCCGATGCAACGGTGAACGCCGTCAACGGCTGCACCCGGGTTTCGCCGGGCTGCGGCGGGCCGGGCCCGTTCGGCGGCTGCTACGCCGAGCGCCTAGCTGCCACCCGCCTGCGCGATCACCCCAGCCGGATCGGCCTGGCCGAGATGACCAGCAAGGGGCCGCGCTGGACGGGCGAGGTGAGCCTGCACGAGCCGGCGCTGCTGCAGCCGCTGGCGTGGAAGCGCCCGCGCCGCATCTTCTGGAACGCGCATGGCGACCTGTTCCACGAGAAGGTGCCCGACGAATGGATCGACCGCGTGTTCGCCGTCTGCGCGCTGACGCCGCAGCACACCCACATGATCCTCACGAAGCGGCCGGAACGGATGCGGGATTATTTCGCCTCGCGCTCGGGTGATCATCACCTCACAGCTTGGTCGAAGGCCAACAAGCCAGGCACGCTGCGGATCACGCAGCAAGAGGTTGAGGCTTGGCTGCTTCCCAGTGCCAACGATGATCATCGGCGCCTTTTCGGCGCGACCAACCCCGGCTTCCCTCTGCCCAACGTCTGGCTGGGCACCAGCGTCGAGGATCAGCAGCGCGCGGACGAGCGGCGCGAAGCCTTCCGCGACACGCCCGCCGCCGTTCGCTTCGTCAGCTATGAGCCGGCGCTCGGCCCCGTCGACTGGGCGGGCTGGGAGTTCGTGCAGCAGATCATCGGAGGCGGCGAGAGCGGCCCGCGCGCGCGGCCGAACCATCCCGATTGGCAGCGTGCGACGCGCGACTTCTGCGCGGCGAACGGCATCGCCTATTTCTTCAAGCAGTGGGGCAACTGGAAGCCGGTCTACGACCGCGACGCCGAGGATCCGGACTGGCGCCGGTGCGGCGAGGTCGAGCGCGCCACGCCGAATGGTCAGTGGCTCAACCTCGCGGGCGGTCAGGGCTTCCACGGGGAGCGGGTCGTTCGCGTCTCGCCGGTCGACAAGAAGGTTGCCGGCCGCCTGCTGGACGGGGTCGAGCACAACGGGGTGCCGGCATGAACATCGCCGTCCCTTGGAACGCCAGCTGGTCGTCGGAAGAGCACTACGAAATCCGGCCTTGCCGTTGGGTTGGAATGCGCCGGGCGATGTGGATGCCACACACGCCCGGGGTCGGCCGCCCGATCTTTGCCAAGCCGCATCAGGTGCGCCAGCGCCGCTCGATCGCGGAGATGCGCTGCACCGTCTGCGGTGAGAAGACGCCCGAAGGGGATCGCTGGTGGTTCCAACTCGGCGAGGTCCGCGAAGGCTGGTTCATGACGACTGAGGCGCCGGTGCACCGCCGATGCGCGGACTTCGCGCTCACGGTATGCCCGCACCTTCGCGGCCAGGAGGATCGCCTCGAGCCGATGCCGGGCGGTTTCAGGATCCTGTCGTCGTTGATCGGCGGCCCCGCCGTCGAGCGGGATTTCGGTTTCACCATTCGGCCAGGCGAACGCGTCATCGGCGCGCTCAAGATCGCATGGAAAGAGAAGTTCATGAGGAGGGCCGTTTGATGCGCAAGCCAATTCAGCTTCCTATGCAGGATCAGAACGGTCAGCCCGCAGGCTCTATGTTCATGATGCCTGCGCGCGAGGGAGCGTGCGAGACCTGCGCCACCGCGCATGAGCCGCACCTTCCGCACAACGCGCAGAGCATCTTTTACAGCATCCGCTTCCAGGCGGAACACGGCCGGGCACCGACGTGGATCGATGCCATGGCGCACTGTTCCGACGAGATGCGCGCGCTGTGGACGAAGGCCCTGACGGATCGCGGCGTTGACGTCGCCGGCGGCAAGATCGTGGCTGCGCGGGAATCGAACTGATGGATCGCCCCATCATCTTCTCCGCGCCGATGGTGCGCGCGCTGCTGGCCGGGCGCAAGACGCAGACTCGGCGGGTGATCAAGCTTCCGACCAAAACTCATAGCGGCGGCCCGATCTACGAGCGTCCCGACATGGGTGGATGGGAGGCGACCACGCACGGCGGGGCCGGCTGCTTCACCATCGGCAAGGATGGCGCACGCCAGTCCGTTCCCGAACTGGTTGGCATCTGGCACCAGACCACCGGGACCTGCGTCGCCGCCGCCTATCAGCCGGGCGATCGGCTCTACGTCCGCGAGCACTGGCGCAGCACGCCAGCCTATGACGACCTGGCGCCTGCCGAAATGGGCGGCGATGAGCCGGTGCTCTACATCGCCGACGACGCGACGCTGAACTGGGCGGAAGCCGACGGCACCCGCCGCGGCAGGCACCGGCAGGCCATGCACATGCCGCGCTGGGCGTCGCGCGTCACGCTGATCGTCGACGATGTGCGGTGCCAGCCGCTGCAGGACATCAGCCGCGAAGATGCGATCGCCGAAGGCTTGGCGCTCGCGTCGAACGCGATCGAAGAGTTCTGGCGCTGGCCGGAGCCGCATCACGAGAACCTGTGGCTATCTCCCCCGGCAGCCTACCGTCACCTCTGGAACAGCCTCCACGGCGCCGATGCCTGGGATGCCAACCCGTGGGTCGTCGCCCTCACCTTCCGCGTCGAGCGCGGCAACATCGACAATCTGGGGAGTGCCGCCTGATGGGCTGGAAAGCGATCAAGGATCATTACCGGATCCGCCACTTCGTGCAGCTCGTGCCGGGTGAGGGCGTCTGCATTGGCTCCGGCTTCACCCACGATATCATCGTGATCAATCACATGGGCGGCGTCGAAAAGCCTTACCGCCCGGAGCGCGGTTGGTCGGTGAATGAGGACTTGGCCCGTTACCAGGCGGAGTTCGACGCTGATCCTGCGAAGCTGAAGGAGCTGCTCGACCAGCCTGATACCTTCGAGCGGTCGATCACCGTCTACACCTATGACGGCGCGGCCATCATCGAATGCGCCTGCGAGAAGCTGGAATGGCCGAACGTCACCCACGACGGGCGGATGATGTACGAGAATACTTTCTCGACCGACCGCGCCGAGGTCGTCCGCTGGGCGATCCGCAACGCGCGCGCCCGCGTCGAAGCGTGGACGGACAACCTCGATGAGCGCGTGCGCCATCTGCAGGAAGCCGCCGGCCACTTGGCACGCGTTCGCTCCGACCTGTGGTGCTGGGGGAAGACGAAGGACGGCGCCCCCAAGCATCCGATGGCGCGGGGCCTGCACCGCATCCCGCGCGACCAGCAACCTATTATGTGGAGGGCAGCGGCATGATCCTCATCCCCGAAATCGAAACCATTGTCATTCTCGTCCCGCGCACCGGGACGCGCTCTCTCAAGCGCGCGATCGAGCAGCGCTATCCGCGGTCGATGATGCTTTACCGGCACATGGAAGCCGATGGCGTGCCGCATGGCTATGACCGCTGGAAGAAGGTTGGTGTCGTTCGCGATCCGATCGATCGCCTCTGGTCGCTC
The window above is part of the Sphingomonas sanxanigenens DSM 19645 = NX02 genome. Proteins encoded here:
- a CDS encoding DNA cytosine methyltransferase — protein: MAFDPAWLFIDGFAGGGGASTGIAQAIGREVDIAINHDPIAIAIHAANHPGTEHHCNDIRAVWPLAATRHRPVGGAWFSPDCKEHSKAKGGPVKDRHIRHLAWEVVNWLKDTRPLVGFVENVEEFQQWGPLDPETGHIIKEMRGYEFRRWVKTIKRLGYRIDWRELRACDYGAPTSRKRLYIIMRRDGEPVTWPARTHGNPANDNDARQIAAGRMLPWRTAAECIDWSIRCPSIFDRIRELKDATKRRIAHGVMRYVVNAARPFIVGTAFTNTRASRVFDPDEPLRTSTTQPEYGVVDGTIIPVTHGGDLRAHDVAEPLRTITTANGGEFALSQVQLAPHITKFHTGSVGSDMGAPLPTVTSNGDSARDAGATPLGVVGATLVGVGGRRGQSPPMSVTGPAATITSKADGTIVAAAMAPLQNGERRPGEKPREQDLAAPLSTIATGGKHSVVETQLVAAHLDRQFGNSVGAAADQPAPATTAGGGGKTAAVTAFLSSYNGSDKRGAAGDPLQPLPTIRTGGGKGGGHRAVVAAHIEQANTGMVGHDARKPLSTIVGKGCTQRIVETTLIEEGALPPELMTKAVRVAAFIIKYYGSETGAHRVDEPLATVTTRERFAVVTVTIDAVTYVIVDIGLRMLTPRELARAQGFPDSYVLDPVVPRMIRGKLVHAPLPKAAQIRAIGNSVCPDVARALVAANRPRFPQLQGMAA
- a CDS encoding phosphoadenosine phosphosulfate reductase family protein; the protein is MLAQPDMFAPRRALDAVAVDDTVNAAIAQGAWFAFSLSGGKDSAALSLAAMRHLDAAGHPRERRIAIHADLGRAEWQSTPGVVERTAAALGLPLTIVRRAAGDLVDRWEVRFRNGKARYEDLSTYNLIGPWSQANKRFCTSELKAQVIGPHLSRTLRGETIVQVVGIRREESTGRKATPISKADNRYAELGNRHGTRMMLWHPGVEWSAEEIFSCHARHGLELHEAYTAHGSSRLSCAFCVLASIGDLRAAASAVGNRALYLHLVEMEANSTFSFQPDRWLGDVAPDLLPPSLASDLARGKRDAERRRSIEEGMPAGLRYVKGWPQRMPTMDEAKLIAGARRSILLRHNLDDRFPTGRHVIERFGQLMAEKERRLAA
- a CDS encoding phage Gp37/Gp68 family protein — translated: MADGTKIEWADATVNAVNGCTRVSPGCGGPGPFGGCYAERLAATRLRDHPSRIGLAEMTSKGPRWTGEVSLHEPALLQPLAWKRPRRIFWNAHGDLFHEKVPDEWIDRVFAVCALTPQHTHMILTKRPERMRDYFASRSGDHHLTAWSKANKPGTLRITQQEVEAWLLPSANDDHRRLFGATNPGFPLPNVWLGTSVEDQQRADERREAFRDTPAAVRFVSYEPALGPVDWAGWEFVQQIIGGGESGPRARPNHPDWQRATRDFCAANGIAYFFKQWGNWKPVYDRDAEDPDWRRCGEVERATPNGQWLNLAGGQGFHGERVVRVSPVDKKVAGRLLDGVEHNGVPA